CAAGAACGGTGTTTGTATTTAAAGTAATAATACATGCCACACCTAATGCAGCTACCACACCAAGGCGCTTGTAACTTCGAAATAGCCGTTCTCTATTGGCTTGTTTTATTGCTTGCTTCACTTTAAAATCTAATTCTTTGGGTATCTCAACACCCTCATATTTTTTGCGTTCATTATCCATCCAGCTCATTTTAAATCTCCTTCTCATTAAGTGATATTTTTAAGGTATCTAATGTTCTATACAGCTTAGTTTTTACTGTATTCACATTTTCATCCATCACCGATGCGATTTGTGCAAACGTCATTTCTTCAAAATATTTTAGCCGAAGAACTGTCTGTTCGTAAAAAGAAAGCTTTGTTAAGGCGTCTTCCAAATCAGGGTTCTCATACGAATCATAGCAAGGCTCCATCTGCTGTTCAATCTCCGCATCCGTCGTCGGTAATTGACGCTGTTGTTTACGTAAAAAGTCATATGTCGTCGTTGTCATAATTCGATAAAACCACGGCTTCACTTTGTCCGCATCTTCAAGCTGTCGGCACTTTTTTAATGCCTTAACAATACTATCTTGAAGAATATCCATTGCATCTGTCGGATTTTTGATCATGCCATAGACATAGCGATAATGCGCTTGTTGATTTTCGATAAGATATGCTTCTACGTTTTTTCGATTTGTCTTAAACATAGGTTTGCTCCTTTATTTTTTTGTCTATACTATATAGACGCATGAGCTGGAGAAAAAGTTTTAAAATATTAAATTTTCAAACGTTTTGTCATATGATACACTTTATCAATCGCCTCGAAGTATTCTTGTCGCTGAGCATCGCTAAATTGCCCAACCAGTTGATTAATGTAGCTTAGATGGTGTTCTTTAAA
This sequence is a window from Vallitaleaceae bacterium 9-2. Protein-coding genes within it:
- a CDS encoding RNA polymerase sigma factor — its product is MFKTNRKNVEAYLIENQQAHYRYVYGMIKNPTDAMDILQDSIVKALKKCRQLEDADKVKPWFYRIMTTTTYDFLRKQQRQLPTTDAEIEQQMEPCYDSYENPDLEDALTKLSFYEQTVLRLKYFEEMTFAQIASVMDENVNTVKTKLYRTLDTLKISLNEKEI